A window from Cyprinus carpio isolate SPL01 unplaced genomic scaffold, ASM1834038v1 S000006753, whole genome shotgun sequence encodes these proteins:
- the LOC109112714 gene encoding ras-like protein family member 11B: MRLIQNMSTIAEYPSAECHSSRVIKIAVIGGSGVGKTALVVRFLTKRFIGDYERNVGNLYNREVQINGEQVAIQVQDTPGVEVSTNGLSCTDQVSRFIQWADAVVMVYSVTDCRSFDLIGQLHQLVTRTHTDRSLPIILVANKADLLHVRHVDAQEGPLLASALGCSFYEVSASEDYSQVHGAFHRLCVDLAKQHPQTPVNAATSVTEKKRSPLIPRPKSPNMQDLKRRFKQVLSAKVRTVTSV; this comes from the exons ATGCGTCTGATCCAGAACATGTCTACCATTGCGGAGTACCCGAGCGCCGAGTGCCACTCCAGCCGGGTCATCAAGATCGCAGTCATCGGCGGCAGTGGAGTGGGCAAAACCG CGTTGGTGGTTCGTTTCCTCACTAAGCGGTTTATTGGTGACTACGAGAGAAACGTTG GCAACCTGTACAACAGAGAAGTGCAGATAAACGGAGAACAAGTGGCCATTCAAGTTCAGGACACACCTGGAGTTGAA gtgaGCACTAATGGATTGAGCTGCACTGACCAGGTATCTCGCTTCATTCAGTGGGCGGATGCTGTAGTTATGGTGTATTCCGTTACTGACTGCCGAAGCTTTGATCTCATTGGTCAGCTCCACCAGCTTGTTACCCGCACACATACGGATAGGTCCTTGCCAATCATCCTGGTGGCCAATAAAGCTGATCTCCTCCACGTAAGGCATGTGGATGCTCAAGAAGGTCCCCTTTTGGCTTCAGCGCTGGGTTGCTCCTTCTACGAGGTATCCGCCAGCGAGGACTACAGCCAGGTCCACGGTGCCTTCCACAGACTGTGTGTAGATCTGGCCAAGCAGCATCCTCAGACCCCTGTCAATGCAGCTACATCTGTAACAGAGAAGAAAAGATCTCCCCTCATCCCTCGGCCCAAGTCCCCCAACATGCAGGACCTGAAGAGGCGCTTCAAACAGGTGCTGTCCGCCAAGGTCCGGACTGTCACTTCTGTGTGA